One Paramisgurnus dabryanus chromosome 8, PD_genome_1.1, whole genome shotgun sequence DNA window includes the following coding sequences:
- the LOC135770492 gene encoding prolactin-releasing peptide receptor, protein MDPLLEQVLAGLNGTLGALNRTDPLDKFSGTQLLLRFKPLFIPLYALVVVVAGVGNCFLLACILADKKLHNATNFFIGNLAAWDLLMCLSCVPLTASYAFDSRGWVFGRPMCHLIPLLQGATVFASVLSLTAIAMDRYVVVAYPVQRRISVWGCGAVALGVWAVSLALAAPPSLHTRYVDLRPSGMELVVCEEFWLGADRQRLLYSCFFLLASYMIPLMSVSISYCAISVHLRKHTLPGEPSHSQQRWSKQRRKTFSLLVASVLAFALCWLPLQVLNLLLDLDSDFQILDKRYVNVLQVSCHLVAMSSACYNPFIYASLHSKVRMHLRGYLCPCRRSGQGLLSRCASRNPGTCLTLVSEIAVKDSQSHESPIPDSCL, encoded by the coding sequence ATGGATCCTCTTCTGGAACAAGTTTTGGCTGGCTTAAATGGAACCCTCGGGGCTTTAAATCGGACAGACCCCCTGGATAAATTCTCAGGCACCCAGCTGCTCCTGCGCTTCAAACCACTTTTTATTCCACTCTACGCCTTAGTGGTTGTTGTGGCGGGTGTCGGGAACTGTTTCCTCCTCGCCTGTATTCTGGCGGACAAGAAGCTCCACAATGCCACCAATTTCTTCATCGGCAACCTGGCGGCTTGGGACCTGCTGATGTGCCTGAGCTGCGTGCCGCTGACCGCCTCCTACGCGTTTGACTCACGTGGCTGGGTGTTCGGACGTCCGATGTGTCACCTCATTCCTTTGCTGCAAGGCGCCACTGTGTTCGCCTCTGTGCTGTCGCTCACCGCCATCGCCATGGATCGTTACGTCGTGGTGGCGTACCCGGTCCAGAGACGAATCTCCGTTTGGGGCTGTGGCGCGGTGGCGTTGGGCGTCTGGGCGGTTTCGCTGGCCCTTGCCGCTCCCCCGTCCCTGCACACGCGCTACGTGGACCTGCGGCCCAGTGGTATGGAGCTTGTGGTTTGCGAGGAGTTCTGGTTGGGCGCGGATCGCCAACGCTTGCTATACTCCTGCTTCTTCTTGCTGGCGTCCTACATGATCCCTCTAATGTCCGTTAGCATCTCCTACTGCGCCATCAGCGTTCACCTTCGCAAACATACTCTGCCCGGAGAGCCCTCCCATAGCCAGCAGCGATGGAGCAAACAGCGGCGCAAGACGTTCTCCTTATTGGTTGCCTCCGTGCTCGCCTTCGCCCTCTGCTGGCTACCGCTGCAGGTCCTTAACCTCCTGCTGGATCTAGACTCTGACTTTCAGATCTTGGACAAACGCTACGTCAACGTCTTGCAGGTCAGCTGCCACCTGGTAGCCATGAGCTCAGCGTGCTACAACCCCTTCATCTACGCCTCGCTGCACAGCAAGGTCCGCATGCATCTGCGCGGTTATCTGTGCCCCTGCAGGCGTAGCGGACAGGGGTTACTATCTCGCTGTGCCTCCCGTAACCCTGGCACCTGCCTGACGCTGGTCTCCGAGATAGCGGTGAAGGACAGCCAATCACATGAGAGCCCCATCCCTGACAGCTGCCTCTGA